The genomic DNA AGGAACGTCGCCTCGCGGTCCTCCCAGCACTCGAAGATGTTGGGGCAGCCCGCCTCCTGACACACGGTGTGCAGCCCGCTGCTCTTGACCCGCGACTGCATCGCGGAGTACTCGGGCCCCATCTTGGCGGTGGTGCGGATCCAGCTGGGTTTGCGCTCGATCGGGGTCTCGGCGTTGCGCGCCTCGACGCGCAGCAGACGACGTCCTTCGGGTGCGACGGTCATCGGTTCTCCGGCTCCCTTGCCACGAGGATGAGCCCGCGGCGAAGCAGTCGCGGGCACGGTGTCTTCCAGGGTACGCCGCCGTACTCGCCCGCTGATCGGGGTCGTCCGGCGGCGGTGCGACGTCAGCCGAGGATGTCGGGCAGGCGCTTCTCGATGAACGGCACCACCTCGGCGACGGTGACGTCGCGGCCGAGCTCGGCCGACAGCGACGTCACGCCCGCGTCGGGGATGCCGCACGGCACGATCGTCTCGGCCCACGCCATGTCGCAGTCACAGTTGAGTGCGAACCCGTGCATCGTGACGTCCTTGCTGACACGGATGCCGATCTGGCCGAGCTTGCGCTCCGGACGTCCGCCGTCGGCCGGCAGCCACACGCCGCTGCGACCCTCGACACGGCCGGTGTCGAGTCCGAGGTCGGCGCACACGTCGATCATCAGCTGCTCCAACCGGCGTACGTGCCCGACGACGTCGACGGGGTCGGGCAGCCGCACGATCGGGTAGCCGGTCAGCTGACCGGGGCCGTGCCAGGTGATCTTGCCGCCGCGGTCGACGTCGATGACCGGCGTGCCGTCGAACGGCCGCTCGTGCGGCTCGGTGCGCTTGCCGGCGGTGTAGACGGCGCGGTGCTCCAGCAGCAGGGTGGTGTCGTCCTGCTCGCGGGCCACGACGCGGGCGTGGACGGCCCGCTGGATCTGCCACGCCTCCTCGTAGTCGACGAGGTCGGGGTCGAAGCCCAGGTGCTCGATGCGCATGCCGTCACGGTACGCCGGTGACGGGCTCTCCCGACCGGCGCCTCGGCGTACCCACGAGTAGCCCGGACGCTCGTACTGTGGGCCTCGCGACCAGCACCGGTCGCGTGGCCGAAAGGTGTTCTGCACGTGGTGAGCTCAGCGCTCGACCGATCTCATGGTGTGCTCGCCGGACTCGCTCTCGGTGACGCGCTCGGGATGCCGACGCAGTCGCTGAGCCGCGCCCGGATCGCGCAACGGTTCGGTCGGCTCACGGACCTGGTCGACGCACCGCCCGACCAGCCGATCGCTCCCGGCATGGGCCGCGGCCGGGTCACCGACGACACCGAGCAGGCCGTGCTGCTGGCACGCGAGCTGATCGAGGGAGCGGGCCACGTCGACGCCGCACGGTGGAGCGGCGCTCTCGATGCGTGGGAGCGCTCGATGGTGGCGCGTAGGTCGCGTGACCTGCTCGGCCCGTCGACGCGGCGTGCCATCGAGCGGATCCGGGCGGGCGAGGACCCGGCCGAGGCCGGGTCGTCGGGCACCACCAACGGAGCAGCGATG from Luteipulveratus halotolerans includes the following:
- the lipB gene encoding lipoyl(octanoyl) transferase LipB → MRIEHLGFDPDLVDYEEAWQIQRAVHARVVAREQDDTTLLLEHRAVYTAGKRTEPHERPFDGTPVIDVDRGGKITWHGPGQLTGYPIVRLPDPVDVVGHVRRLEQLMIDVCADLGLDTGRVEGRSGVWLPADGGRPERKLGQIGIRVSKDVTMHGFALNCDCDMAWAETIVPCGIPDAGVTSLSAELGRDVTVAEVVPFIEKRLPDILG